From a region of the Raphanus sativus cultivar WK10039 unplaced genomic scaffold, ASM80110v3 Scaffold2740, whole genome shotgun sequence genome:
- the LOC130505966 gene encoding uncharacterized protein LOC130505966, with protein MASFDMIADLKPKKNMWKIRVKIIRIWKQYSVVGGESIEMVLVDSNGDKIHGCFKKDEVTQYEGLIGESESKLMANFIVTQSCGSYRTTPHPYKIVFLPTTRVRNCEDLPRNLTGFNPVNYKDLMSGNLDGDFLVDVMGQVLEISHLDVVSVHGKDTPKLALELRNTEDDRLPIVLWGKFPEDVNDAVLRGSEDGVMLVMRFGKTKVVTPPILRRIVGTDYGSRKRTSRSL; from the exons ATGGCAAGTTTTGACATGATTGCCGATTTGAAGCCTAAGAAAAACATGTGGAAGATCAGGGTTAAGATCATCCGAATTTGGAAGCAATACTCGGTGGTTGGTGGAGAGAGTATTGAAATGGTCTTGGTCGATTCAAAT GGTGATAAGATTCATGGTTGTTTTAAGAAAGATGAGGTTACCCAGTATGAAGGTTTGATCGGAGAAAGTGAATCTAAACTGATGGCGAACTTTATTGTTACGCAATCTTGTGGAAGCTATCGTACTACCCCGCACCCTTACAAGATCGTGTTTCTCCCCACAACAAGAGTGAGAAACTGTGAAGATTTACCACGTAATTTGACTGGTTTCAACCCTGTAAATTACAAAGATCTCATGTCTGGTAATCTAGATGGTGATTTTTTGGTTG ATGTTATGGGACAAGTGTTGGAGATTTCTCATCTTGATGTTGTGTCTGTCCATGGCAAAGATACACCTAAGCTTGCTCTCGAACTACGTAACACAGA AGATGATCGTCTTCCAATTGTGTTGTGGGGAAAGTTTCCTGAGGATGTCAATGACGCTGTGCTAAGGGGAAGTGAAGATGGAGTGATGTTAGTTATGCGATTTGGAAAGACAAAAGTTGTCACGCCCCCAATCCTGAGAAGGATTGTCGGGACGGACTATGGTTCGAGGAAACGAACCAGCCGATCCTTGTGA